A genomic window from Prunus persica cultivar Lovell chromosome G2, Prunus_persica_NCBIv2, whole genome shotgun sequence includes:
- the LOC18786536 gene encoding basic blue protein, which produces MARAIDLLAIALIVFPSMVLATEYVVGDDEGWNSGVDYYAWLDGKTFYVGDVLVFNYNAGDHNVIVVDADGYDKCSASPNWGSYDSGNDVITLSSPRDNYYICQWHCDYTDQKLKVSVLQN; this is translated from the exons ATGGCACGAGCCATCGATCTTCTTGCGATTGCGCTTATCGTTTTTCCTAGCATGGTTTTGGCAACAGAGTATGTTGTTGGAGATGATGAAGGCTGGAATTCTGGAGTCGATTACTATGCTTGGCTTGATGGCAAAACCTTCTATGTGGGAGATGTGTTAG ttttcaattacaatgcAGGTGACCACAATGTGATTGTAGTTGATGCTGACGGGTATGATAAATGCAGTGCATCTCCAAACTGGGGTTCTTATGACAGCGGCAACGACGTGATAACGTTGAGCTCTCCCAGGGACAACTATTACATATGTCAATGGCACTGTGATTACACTGACCAGAAGCTTAAGGTCAGTGTCTTACAAAACTAG
- the LOC18787660 gene encoding cucumber peeling cupredoxin: protein MANPTVTVILIAITATAAAAAAPPATQYTNHTVGGPTGWFFNATTNSSFANYSSWAASQTFNLGDYLIFNTSTNQTVIETYNETTYRGCTPDDDAFEYGGGSNAFGEAQTIAVPLTLEGPAYYFSGAGDGEQCQQGMAFAIQVNKGLGLPPILNQPPPPPYSEPPSASTQSPPVTVAGDQTPGNGGMRSGANMREGLFGLLALLLLLRL from the exons ATGGCGAATCCGACGGTCACTGTTATTCTCATCGCCATCACCGCCACAGCTGCCGCAGCAGCTGCGCCTCCGGCTActcaatacacaaaccacacCGTCGGTGGGCCCACCGGCTGGTTCTTCAACGCCACCACCAACTCTTCCTTCGCCAATTACTCCTCTTGGGCCGCCTCCCAGACCTTCAATCTTGGCGATTACCTCA tCTTCAACACAAGCACAAACCAGACGGTGATTGAAACCTACAACGAAACGACATACCGTGGCTGCACACCGGACGACGACGCGTTCGAGTACGGCGGCGGCAGCAATGCGTTCGGGGAGGCGCAGACCATCGCGGTACCGTTGACCCTCGAGGGTCCCGCCTACTACTTCTCCGGAGCCGGCGACGGCGAGCAGTGCCAGCAGGGCATGGCCTTCGCGATCCAAGTCAACAAGGGGCTCGGGTTGCCGCCGATCCTCAACCAACCTCCGCCTCCGCCGTACAGTGAGCCTCCGAGTGCTTCGACTCAGTCACCGCCTGTGACCGTCGCCGGAGATCAGACGCCGGGGAATGGAGGAATGAGAAGCGGTGCTAACATGCGCGAGGGGTTATTTGGGCTTCTTGCTTTGCTGCTGCTTCTTAGGCTGTGA